DNA sequence from the Dethiosulfovibrio salsuginis genome:
ACTTCCCCAGGTCTGACATGTCAGGATAGCTATCGATGCGATAGCCAAGGCTGTGGCGTTTATAGTTCTCCTCATAGAAACCCCTCCTCTTTATCCCCTAATACGATTATACAGGGCCAGAGGCTTTAGACGCAAAAAGAGGCCCCTAGGGGCCTCTTTTTATCTCGCGATTTCGGTGATAGGATCCTGGTCCTCCAGGTTTCGTCCTCCTGAGACGATTACTTTGTCTCCTGGTGAGATCCCCTGGATAATCTCTACCCTGCCGTCGGCGGTTATTCCGGTCAATACTTCCACTTTATGGGCCTTTCCCTCTCTGCTGATCATCACCCAGGAGCTGTCCTCCAGGGTCCTGATAGATTCGGGGGGCACCATTATGGCGTCTTTAAGCTCTTTCTCCACGATGAAGACCCTGGCGAACATTCCAGGTTTTAGATCCGCCGAGTTGTCCACCGCCACCTCTACCTGGGTGGTCCTGGTGCTGACGTCGACGAAGGGCCTGACCCGGTAGACCTGCCCGTTGAGTCTGGTGTTCCCTACCGTGACGATGGCGGCCATGCCGTTCTCTATGAGCTTTGCGTGGGCTTCGGTGGCCTGGATGACCGCTTTCAGCCTGGTGGTGTCGGCTATCTGAACCAGCGCAGTTTGGGTCGTTATCATCTCCCCTGGCGTCCGGTTGTAGTCGTTTACCACCGTTCCCGGTATAGACGCCTTAAGGGTGTACTCCGACAGGTCCACCTGGAGCCTCTTGAGGTTGGCCTGATACTGACGGACCTGGGCCCTGTTTAGGTCGACGGCGGCCTTGGCGGTCCTGTAGATCGTCTCTTTGCTGTCTAGTTGCTGCTGGGTGGAGAAACCCTCGGTTACCAGCCTTTTGTACCTATCCCTCTCCCTCTGGGCGTTCTCCAACTCCGCCATGGCCTGGGCTACCTGAGCCTGGGCCACCGCTATCTGGGCCTGGGCCTGGGCTATCTGTGCGTCCATCTCCCGGTGATCCAGTTCGGCCAGAGGCTGTCCCGACTTGACCGGATCTCCCTGCTTGACCAACATTTTCATCAGCCTGCCGGAGACCCTGGGATATATGGTAACCTGGTCTATGGCCTCTAATGTGCTGTTCTCCGAGAAGCCTTTGTATACCTGGGGCTCCGTCACGATCTCTATAACCTCTACCCTGGCGGGAGGGACGGGATCCTGGGCTAATGCAGGGGCGCAGAACGGCCACATCGCTATAATTACCGCAGCATAGGCCACTTTCAGTCGGTTCAAGAGATATCACCTCCGAATGTCATTATAAATGGGACAAGTTCTCCTTCGATTCTCTTCAGCGTAGCTACCTTTACGGCGTAATCGCTTAGAGCCGCTGCGTGTTCCTGTCTGGCTTTGGTGTAGGACGCCTGGGCATCGAGGACGTCGATCTGAGAGCTGACTCCCTCCCTGTAGCCAACCTGGGATAGTCTGAGGG
Encoded proteins:
- a CDS encoding efflux RND transporter periplasmic adaptor subunit, whose product is MNRLKVAYAAVIIAMWPFCAPALAQDPVPPARVEVIEIVTEPQVYKGFSENSTLEAIDQVTIYPRVSGRLMKMLVKQGDPVKSGQPLAELDHREMDAQIAQAQAQIAVAQAQVAQAMAELENAQRERDRYKRLVTEGFSTQQQLDSKETIYRTAKAAVDLNRAQVRQYQANLKRLQVDLSEYTLKASIPGTVVNDYNRTPGEMITTQTALVQIADTTRLKAVIQATEAHAKLIENGMAAIVTVGNTRLNGQVYRVRPFVDVSTRTTQVEVAVDNSADLKPGMFARVFIVEKELKDAIMVPPESIRTLEDSSWVMISREGKAHKVEVLTGITADGRVEIIQGISPGDKVIVSGGRNLEDQDPITEIAR